Proteins co-encoded in one Mycobacterium mantenii genomic window:
- a CDS encoding response regulator transcription factor has product MTDSRHADGCSPARRSDQFSIGTPRVLVVEDSETIREMVSEALADAGYHTDARCDGDGLEEVLDGMRPDLVVLDVMLPGRDGFALIDVIREWGDIGIVLITARDGLPDRLRGLDGGADDYVIKPFELAELMSRVGALLRRRGRLSQVIQVGDVTLDLGAGVAARGGHRLDLTATELRVLAFLVEQRGRIVSAGQILNGVWGYDAYDPNLVQVHVSGLRRKLEAHGPRILHTARGIGYRLQAERS; this is encoded by the coding sequence ATGACGGATTCGCGGCATGCCGACGGTTGTTCGCCCGCGCGCCGGTCCGATCAGTTCAGCATCGGCACGCCGCGGGTACTGGTCGTTGAAGACTCCGAGACCATCCGTGAGATGGTCAGCGAAGCGCTCGCCGATGCCGGCTATCACACCGATGCCCGCTGCGACGGCGACGGCCTGGAAGAGGTTCTCGACGGGATGCGGCCCGACCTGGTGGTGCTCGACGTGATGCTGCCCGGACGCGACGGGTTCGCGCTCATCGACGTCATCCGCGAATGGGGTGACATCGGGATCGTCCTGATCACCGCCCGCGACGGGCTGCCGGATCGGCTGCGCGGACTTGACGGCGGGGCCGACGATTACGTCATCAAGCCGTTCGAGTTGGCCGAACTGATGTCGCGGGTCGGCGCGCTGCTGCGCCGTCGCGGACGGCTGTCCCAGGTGATTCAGGTGGGCGACGTCACGCTGGACCTCGGCGCGGGCGTGGCCGCGCGCGGCGGCCACCGGCTGGACCTGACCGCAACCGAGCTGCGCGTGCTGGCTTTTCTGGTGGAGCAGCGCGGCCGGATCGTCAGCGCGGGCCAGATCCTCAACGGCGTGTGGGGTTACGACGCGTACGACCCCAACCTGGTGCAGGTTCATGTCAGCGGGCTGCGGCGCAAGCTCGAGGCGCACGGGCCGCGGATCCTGCACACCGCGCGGGGCATCGGCTACCGCCTGCAAGCCGAGCGGTCATGA
- a CDS encoding chymotrypsin family serine protease produces the protein MVRMYAVEVASWGASYSPARTVALPLSALALAVIAVMGFVPGRGERRPKPEKSASAATDVPPQRAKIHTSLLVVAVVCSIAALVAAVCLFPRTASAPAQQPAPPQPVLVPIDLPAASAVGPGAGIYVDYADGSGGMGCTAGFLVHTSAGKTAILTAGHCNRPGGPSKVTMNLGGVLPYATLGTFSQTVSEGVHNEQHDIGLITLDGDNIPQSPAVASTLPVTGVATNLQIGQQLCKFGMGSGADSCGQIVRITGSKVVFLASGQCGDSGGPVYLYEKDGTVSAVGILIRGGDPVIPKAGCAARAKFSVAELVRPWLDKWRLTAVTAPSSPR, from the coding sequence ATGGTCAGGATGTATGCGGTGGAGGTGGCGAGCTGGGGGGCCTCGTACTCGCCGGCCCGGACCGTCGCGCTGCCGCTGAGCGCCCTGGCGTTGGCGGTGATTGCGGTGATGGGTTTCGTACCCGGCCGCGGCGAGCGGCGCCCTAAGCCCGAGAAGAGCGCCTCCGCCGCAACGGACGTGCCGCCACAGCGGGCCAAAATTCACACCTCGTTGCTCGTCGTTGCCGTGGTGTGCAGCATCGCCGCCCTCGTGGCGGCCGTCTGCCTGTTTCCCAGGACCGCCTCCGCACCGGCGCAGCAGCCGGCACCGCCGCAGCCCGTCCTGGTGCCGATCGATCTGCCCGCCGCCAGCGCCGTGGGTCCGGGCGCCGGGATCTACGTCGACTACGCCGACGGCTCGGGTGGAATGGGTTGCACCGCAGGGTTTTTGGTGCACACCAGCGCCGGCAAGACCGCGATCCTCACCGCAGGGCATTGCAACCGCCCCGGGGGACCCAGCAAGGTGACGATGAACCTCGGCGGCGTCCTTCCCTACGCGACGCTGGGCACGTTCAGCCAGACGGTCAGCGAAGGTGTGCACAACGAACAGCACGACATCGGCCTGATCACGCTGGACGGCGACAACATTCCCCAGTCCCCCGCGGTCGCCTCGACGCTGCCGGTCACCGGTGTCGCCACCAACCTGCAGATTGGTCAGCAGTTGTGCAAATTCGGCATGGGCTCCGGCGCGGACTCCTGCGGGCAGATCGTGAGGATCACGGGCAGCAAAGTCGTGTTCTTGGCGAGCGGCCAGTGCGGCGATTCGGGCGGCCCGGTGTATCTGTACGAAAAGGACGGCACCGTCAGCGCCGTCGGCATCCTCATCCGCGGCGGTGACCCCGTCATCCCCAAAGCCGGGTGCGCGGCGCGGGCCAAGTTCTCCGTCGCCGAGTTGGTGCGGCCCTGGCTGGACAAGTGGCGCCTGACGGCCGTGACCGCGCCGTCTTCCCCGCGCTGA
- a CDS encoding TVP38/TMEM64 family protein, which produces MTGSATSKITETLRDLGGAIGVAARGVSRSRIVWTVVGITALLVLASLLPLPSPVQMRDWAQSVGPWFPLAFLIAHIVATVVPFPRTAFTLAAGLLFGPLLGVAIAVVASTASAMIAMLLVRAAGWRLNRLVRHRSIDTVEERLRQRGWLAIVSLRLIPAVPFSVLNYAAGASSVRVLPYAVATLAGLLPGTTAVVVLGDALAGHVSALLYLVSGVTSALGLTGLIVEIRHFRRHHRRARRPLDGEPSPEPATIS; this is translated from the coding sequence GTGACGGGTTCCGCCACCAGCAAAATCACCGAAACGCTTCGCGATCTCGGCGGCGCGATCGGCGTCGCCGCCCGAGGCGTGTCGCGGTCGCGGATCGTCTGGACAGTGGTGGGCATCACAGCGCTGTTGGTGCTGGCATCGTTGCTCCCGCTGCCCTCGCCGGTGCAGATGCGCGACTGGGCGCAGTCCGTCGGGCCGTGGTTTCCGCTGGCGTTCTTGATCGCTCACATCGTCGCGACGGTGGTGCCCTTTCCGCGCACGGCGTTCACCCTGGCGGCCGGGCTGCTGTTCGGTCCGCTGCTGGGCGTCGCCATCGCGGTGGTGGCCAGCACCGCGAGCGCGATGATCGCCATGCTGCTGGTGCGCGCGGCCGGGTGGCGGCTGAACCGCCTGGTGCGCCACCGGTCGATCGACACGGTGGAAGAGCGCCTGCGGCAACGCGGGTGGCTGGCCATCGTGTCGCTGCGGCTGATTCCCGCGGTGCCGTTCTCGGTGCTCAACTACGCGGCGGGCGCGTCGAGCGTGCGGGTGCTGCCCTACGCGGTGGCAACGCTGGCCGGGTTGCTGCCCGGCACCACCGCCGTGGTGGTTCTCGGCGACGCGCTGGCGGGTCACGTCAGCGCACTGCTGTATCTGGTGTCGGGCGTCACGAGCGCGCTGGGGCTAACCGGGCTGATCGTCGAGATTCGCCACTTTCGACGGCACCATCGCCGTGCTCGCCGCCCCCTTGACGGCGAGCCCTCCCCGGAGCCGGCCACCATCAGCTGA
- the mutA gene encoding methylmalonyl-CoA mutase small subunit, with translation MSIDVPERADLEQVRGRWRSAVAGVLAKSTRKDPEQLGDAPERLLETPTYDGIAIRALYTALDEVPEPPLPGEWPYVRGGDALRDVQSGWKVAEAFPATPVPGVAAKDVNSAVLDALNNGASALVLRIGESGVAPDQLEEALEGVYLSMAPLILEAGADYPAASDVVLGMAEGVEPDQRATVSIDLSGDPLSAALSERPAPNVQDVIAVAKRAAGNTGVRAITVDGPAFHNLGANATWELAASVAAAVSYLRVLTESGLSIGEALRQISFRFAADDDQFMTIAKFRAARNLWARVAEVVGEPDGGAAVIHAETSLPMMTQRDPWVNMLRCTLAAFGAGVGGADSLLVFPFDVAIDGGFPDIATSFARRIARNTQLLLLEESHVGRVLDPAGGSWFVEDLTGRLAEQAWEQFQAIEAHGGFTEARDFIAGQIAEVAARRRDDIAHRRTAITGVNEFPNLTEAPLPQSDSAYSPLAAGNLVRYAAEFEALRDRSDAYLARTGSRPQVLLLPLGPLAENNIRATFASNLLASGGIEAINPGTIDADGVASAVTDAGSPTVAVICGTDKRYQDEASGVVQAAQRAGISRVYLAGPEKAVADAEHQPDQFLTAKINAVQALSDLLTRLGA, from the coding sequence GTGTCCATTGATGTACCCGAACGCGCAGACCTAGAACAGGTTCGCGGGCGTTGGCGCAGTGCGGTCGCCGGTGTGCTGGCGAAAAGCACCCGGAAGGACCCCGAGCAGTTGGGGGACGCGCCCGAGCGGCTGCTGGAAACCCCGACGTATGACGGGATCGCGATCCGCGCGCTCTACACCGCACTCGACGAAGTGCCGGAACCGCCGCTGCCCGGCGAGTGGCCCTATGTTCGCGGCGGCGACGCGCTGCGCGACGTCCAGTCCGGCTGGAAGGTCGCCGAGGCCTTCCCGGCCACCCCCGTGCCCGGCGTCGCGGCAAAAGACGTCAACTCCGCGGTGCTGGACGCGCTCAACAATGGGGCCAGCGCCCTGGTCCTGCGGATCGGGGAATCGGGCGTGGCGCCCGACCAGCTGGAAGAGGCGCTCGAGGGCGTCTATCTGAGCATGGCGCCGCTGATCCTCGAAGCCGGCGCCGACTACCCGGCGGCCAGCGACGTGGTGCTGGGGATGGCCGAGGGGGTGGAACCCGACCAGCGCGCCACCGTGTCGATCGACCTGAGCGGCGACCCGCTGAGCGCGGCGCTGAGTGAGCGGCCCGCGCCGAACGTCCAGGACGTGATCGCGGTGGCCAAGCGGGCCGCCGGAAACACCGGCGTGCGCGCGATCACCGTCGACGGGCCCGCCTTCCACAACCTCGGTGCCAACGCGACGTGGGAGCTCGCGGCCAGCGTCGCGGCCGCGGTGAGTTACCTGCGGGTGCTCACCGAATCGGGGTTGTCGATCGGTGAGGCGTTGCGGCAGATCAGCTTCCGGTTCGCCGCCGATGACGACCAGTTCATGACGATCGCCAAGTTCCGCGCGGCGCGCAACCTGTGGGCGCGGGTCGCCGAGGTTGTCGGCGAGCCGGATGGCGGTGCGGCCGTCATCCACGCCGAGACCTCGCTGCCGATGATGACCCAGCGCGACCCGTGGGTGAACATGCTGCGCTGCACCCTGGCCGCCTTCGGCGCCGGGGTCGGTGGCGCCGACTCCCTGCTGGTCTTCCCGTTCGACGTCGCGATCGACGGCGGATTCCCGGACATAGCAACGAGTTTCGCTCGCCGCATCGCGCGCAACACGCAGCTGCTGCTGCTCGAGGAGTCGCATGTGGGTCGCGTCCTGGACCCGGCCGGTGGTTCGTGGTTCGTGGAGGACCTGACCGGCCGCCTGGCCGAGCAGGCTTGGGAGCAGTTCCAGGCCATCGAGGCGCACGGCGGATTCACCGAGGCCCGCGACTTCATCGCCGGCCAGATCGCCGAGGTGGCCGCCCGCCGTCGTGACGACATCGCGCACCGCCGGACGGCGATCACCGGTGTCAACGAATTCCCGAACCTCACCGAAGCGCCGCTGCCGCAAAGCGACTCGGCGTATTCGCCGCTCGCCGCCGGAAACCTGGTGCGTTACGCCGCGGAGTTCGAGGCGTTGCGGGACCGCTCGGACGCCTACCTGGCCCGCACCGGATCGCGCCCGCAGGTGCTGTTGCTGCCGCTGGGCCCGTTGGCCGAGAACAACATTCGCGCAACGTTCGCCTCGAACCTGCTGGCCTCCGGTGGCATCGAGGCGATCAACCCCGGGACGATCGACGCCGACGGTGTCGCGTCGGCGGTGACGGACGCGGGGTCGCCGACCGTGGCGGTCATCTGCGGCACCGACAAGCGATACCAGGACGAGGCCTCGGGCGTCGTGCAGGCCGCGCAGCGCGCCGGCATATCACGCGTCTATCTGGCCGGGCCGGAAAAGGCCGTGGCCGACGCCGAGCACCAACCGGACCAATTCCTGACCGCGAAAATCAATGCGGTCCAAGCTCTGTCGGATCTGCTCACGAGGCTGGGGGCGTAG
- the scpA gene encoding methylmalonyl-CoA mutase produces the protein MTTTAPAVGSFADVPLHSERTVAPATEAAVEEHVAAAAAAHSYTPEQLQWQTPEDIDVKPVYIGADRAAVEADGYPLHSFPGEPPFVRGPYPTMYVNQPWTIRQYAGFSTAAESNAFYRRNLAAGQKGLSVAFDLATHRGYDSDHPRVQGDVGMAGVAIDSILDMRQLFDGIDLSTVSVSMTMNGAVLPILALYVVAAEEQGVPPEKLAGTIQNDILKEFMVRNTYIYPPKPSMRIISDIFAYTSAKMPKFNSISISGYHIQEAGATADLELAYTLADGVDYIKAGLDAELDIDKFAPRLSFFWGIGMNFFMEVAKLRAGRLLWSELVSQFGPKNAKSLSLRTHSQTSGWSLTAQDAFNNVARTCIEAMAATQGHTQSLHTNALDEALALPTDFSARIARNTQLVLQQESGTTRPIDPWGGSYYVEWLTHQLAQRARAHIAEVTEHGGMAQAISDGIPKLRIEEAAARTQARIDSGIQPVIGINKYQVEEDQEVEVLKVENSRVRAEQLAKLKELRESRDQAAVDAALAELSRAAAAQSGGAGKGDRDGLGNNLLALAIDAARAKATVGEISDALEKVYGRHQAEIRTIAGVYRDEARGGGNMTSFSDATELVEKFAEADGRRPRILVAKMGQDGHDRGQKVIATAFADIGFDVDVGSLFSTPEEVARQAADNDVHVVGVSSLAAGHLTLVPALREAMAAVGRPDIMIVVGGVIPPGDFDELYKAGAAAIFPPGTVIADAAIGLLHKLAERLGYDL, from the coding sequence ATGACGACCACTGCACCTGCTGTTGGCAGCTTCGCCGATGTGCCGCTGCACAGCGAGCGGACTGTTGCACCGGCGACCGAAGCCGCGGTCGAAGAACACGTGGCCGCCGCCGCGGCCGCGCATTCGTACACACCCGAGCAACTGCAATGGCAGACACCGGAAGACATCGACGTCAAACCGGTCTACATCGGCGCGGACCGCGCGGCCGTGGAAGCCGACGGGTATCCACTGCACAGCTTCCCCGGCGAACCGCCGTTCGTGCGCGGGCCCTACCCGACGATGTATGTCAATCAGCCGTGGACCATTCGGCAATACGCCGGGTTCTCCACCGCCGCGGAGTCCAACGCGTTCTACCGGCGCAACCTGGCCGCGGGCCAGAAGGGTCTGTCGGTGGCCTTCGACCTGGCCACCCACCGCGGGTATGACTCCGACCACCCGCGCGTGCAGGGTGACGTCGGAATGGCTGGCGTGGCAATTGATTCCATCCTCGACATGCGACAGCTGTTCGACGGCATCGACCTGTCGACGGTGTCGGTCTCGATGACCATGAACGGCGCGGTGCTGCCGATCCTGGCGCTGTACGTGGTGGCCGCCGAGGAGCAGGGTGTTCCGCCGGAGAAGCTGGCCGGCACCATTCAGAACGACATCCTCAAAGAGTTCATGGTGCGCAACACCTACATCTATCCGCCCAAGCCGTCGATGCGCATCATCTCCGACATCTTCGCCTACACCAGCGCGAAAATGCCGAAGTTCAACTCGATCTCGATCTCCGGCTACCACATCCAGGAGGCCGGGGCCACAGCGGATTTGGAGTTGGCCTACACGCTTGCCGACGGGGTCGACTACATCAAGGCCGGGCTGGACGCCGAGTTGGACATCGACAAGTTCGCGCCCCGGCTGTCGTTCTTCTGGGGCATCGGGATGAACTTCTTCATGGAAGTCGCCAAGTTGCGGGCGGGCCGGCTGCTGTGGAGCGAGCTGGTTTCTCAGTTCGGCCCGAAGAACGCCAAATCGCTGTCGCTGCGCACACATTCGCAGACCTCGGGCTGGTCGCTAACCGCGCAGGACGCCTTCAACAACGTCGCCCGCACCTGCATCGAGGCGATGGCCGCGACGCAGGGGCACACGCAGTCGCTGCACACCAACGCGCTCGACGAGGCGCTGGCGCTGCCCACCGACTTCTCGGCCCGCATCGCCCGCAACACCCAGCTGGTGTTGCAGCAGGAGTCGGGCACCACGCGGCCGATCGACCCGTGGGGCGGCTCGTACTACGTCGAATGGCTGACTCATCAGCTCGCGCAACGCGCCCGCGCCCACATCGCCGAGGTCACCGAGCACGGCGGCATGGCGCAGGCCATCAGCGACGGCATCCCCAAGCTGCGCATCGAGGAGGCGGCGGCCCGCACTCAGGCCCGCATCGACTCCGGGATCCAGCCGGTGATCGGGATCAACAAGTACCAGGTCGAAGAGGACCAAGAGGTCGAGGTCCTCAAGGTCGAGAACAGCCGGGTGCGCGCCGAGCAGCTGGCCAAGCTCAAGGAGCTGCGGGAAAGCCGTGACCAGGCGGCGGTGGACGCGGCGCTGGCGGAACTTTCGCGTGCGGCGGCCGCGCAATCCGGCGGAGCCGGCAAGGGGGATCGAGACGGGCTGGGCAACAACCTGCTGGCGCTGGCCATCGACGCGGCCCGCGCCAAGGCCACCGTCGGCGAGATCTCCGACGCGCTGGAGAAGGTGTATGGCCGTCACCAGGCGGAGATCCGTACCATCGCCGGGGTCTACCGCGACGAAGCACGGGGGGGCGGAAACATGACTTCCTTCTCGGACGCCACCGAACTTGTCGAGAAGTTCGCGGAAGCCGACGGTCGCCGCCCCAGAATTCTGGTCGCGAAGATGGGCCAGGACGGCCACGACCGCGGTCAGAAGGTGATCGCGACGGCGTTCGCCGACATCGGTTTCGACGTGGACGTCGGTTCGCTGTTCTCCACCCCCGAGGAGGTGGCCCGCCAGGCCGCCGACAACGACGTGCACGTGGTCGGGGTGTCCTCGCTCGCCGCCGGCCATCTGACGCTGGTGCCCGCGCTGCGCGAGGCGATGGCCGCAGTGGGGCGGCCCGACATCATGATCGTGGTCGGGGGCGTCATTCCGCCGGGCGACTTCGACGAGCTGTATAAGGCCGGGGCCGCTGCCATCTTCCCGCCCGGGACGGTGATCGCCGACGCCGCAATCGGTTTGCTGCACAAGCTCGCCGAGCGGCTGGGTTACGACCTGTAA
- the lipL gene encoding esterase/beta-lactamase LipL, giving the protein MTVDTRVDRRAVRVHDDPDAGHRVSGAADSHFGCVVRSFASMFPARRFGGGALAVYLDGQPVVDVWTGWSDRGGHTPWSADSATMVFSATKGMAATVIHRLADRGLIDYDAPVAEYWPAFAANGKADMTVRDVMRHAAGLSGLRGATKDELLDHVVMEEKLAAAAPGRLLGKSAYHALTFGWLMSGIGRAVTGKGMGTLIREELAEPLGTDGLYLGRPPAGAPTRVAQIVAPQNIVSNSLVNCVTRKVVNELSGGFRSMYFPGMIAAVQGDTPLLDAEIPAANGVTTARGLARMYGAIANGGEVDGTRFLSRELVAGLTGRRSLRPDRNLFVPLAFHLGYHSLPIGNVMPGFGHVGLGGSLGWTDPASGVAFSLVHNRLLTPFVMTDHAAFVGIYALIRKAAEKARERGFQPVTEYGAPFYEPGAVAG; this is encoded by the coding sequence GTGACGGTGGATACCCGAGTCGATCGACGCGCGGTCCGTGTCCACGATGACCCTGACGCAGGTCATCGTGTGTCCGGCGCGGCGGACTCACACTTCGGTTGCGTCGTTCGTAGTTTCGCCAGCATGTTCCCGGCCCGCCGGTTCGGTGGTGGGGCGCTGGCCGTGTATCTCGACGGCCAGCCCGTTGTCGACGTCTGGACGGGTTGGTCAGATCGGGGTGGCCATACGCCGTGGTCGGCCGACAGCGCGACGATGGTGTTCTCGGCAACGAAAGGGATGGCCGCCACAGTCATTCACCGGCTCGCCGATCGGGGGCTGATCGACTACGACGCCCCCGTCGCCGAGTACTGGCCGGCGTTCGCGGCCAACGGCAAGGCCGACATGACCGTGCGCGACGTCATGCGGCATGCTGCCGGCCTGTCGGGCCTGCGGGGCGCCACCAAGGACGAACTGCTCGATCACGTTGTGATGGAGGAGAAGCTGGCCGCGGCGGCTCCCGGGCGGCTGCTGGGCAAGTCGGCGTATCACGCGCTGACTTTCGGCTGGCTGATGTCGGGCATCGGCCGGGCCGTGACCGGCAAAGGCATGGGCACGCTGATCCGCGAGGAGCTCGCCGAGCCGTTGGGCACCGATGGGTTGTATTTGGGACGCCCGCCGGCCGGGGCGCCGACGCGTGTCGCCCAGATCGTCGCCCCGCAGAACATCGTGAGCAATTCGCTCGTCAACTGCGTGACGCGCAAGGTCGTCAACGAGCTCTCCGGCGGATTCCGGTCCATGTACTTCCCGGGCATGATCGCCGCGGTTCAGGGCGACACCCCATTGCTGGACGCCGAGATCCCAGCGGCCAACGGGGTGACGACGGCCCGCGGCCTGGCACGGATGTACGGCGCCATCGCCAACGGCGGCGAGGTCGACGGCACCCGGTTCCTGTCCCGCGAGCTGGTCGCCGGCCTGACCGGCCGACGCAGCCTGCGCCCGGACCGAAACCTGTTCGTGCCGTTGGCGTTCCATCTGGGCTACCACAGCCTGCCCATCGGCAACGTGATGCCCGGCTTCGGCCATGTCGGGCTCGGTGGTTCGCTCGGCTGGACCGACCCGGCGAGCGGGGTCGCCTTCTCGCTGGTGCACAACCGGCTGCTGACACCATTCGTGATGACCGATCACGCGGCGTTCGTCGGCATCTATGCGCTGATTCGCAAGGCCGCCGAGAAGGCACGCGAACGCGGCTTTCAACCGGTCACCGAATACGGGGCACCGTTCTACGAGCCGGGGGCCGTCGCCGGCTAG
- a CDS encoding acyltransferase family protein produces the protein MSANPEVSGRDATAGRRPQWRGAASPRLAQVFDPRHNALNVWRLVLASGVILEHSWPLTGRKLHTPVDQLLTQGWVDGFFVISGFLITSSWVRNPRLREYFVARGLRIFPGLWVCLVVVAFVIAPIGVLIQKGSAVRLLLSPAPITYVLNNAVLNVYHAGIDGTPKNVPFPGVWDGVLWTLIFELFCYIAVAIAGIAGLFNRRWPAPVVFTLFLVAAVLVSYPVDAVPTFPQMVTRFALVFAAGAVLHEFRDKIPARWSLVALSAVIVVAAGLLVPNYRILAALPLAYAVVVSGALIHNERLRLRTDLSYGVYIYAWPMQQLLVICGLAFLHPLAFAFVAAAATLPLAALSWFLVEKRALSLKSRFKRKARGWGAADIGEQPAADAVSAE, from the coding sequence ATGAGTGCGAACCCCGAAGTTTCCGGCCGCGATGCCACCGCCGGCCGCCGGCCACAGTGGCGAGGTGCGGCAAGTCCGAGGCTCGCGCAGGTATTCGACCCGCGACATAATGCGCTGAACGTTTGGCGCTTGGTGCTGGCGTCGGGCGTCATCCTGGAACACTCCTGGCCGCTGACCGGCCGCAAGCTGCATACTCCGGTCGACCAGTTGCTCACACAGGGGTGGGTGGACGGGTTCTTCGTCATCTCGGGCTTCCTCATCACGTCGAGCTGGGTGCGCAACCCGCGCCTCCGCGAGTACTTCGTCGCCCGTGGCCTTCGGATCTTTCCGGGCCTGTGGGTCTGCCTGGTGGTGGTCGCGTTCGTCATCGCCCCAATCGGCGTGCTGATCCAAAAAGGTTCTGCCGTGCGGCTATTGCTGTCTCCCGCGCCGATTACCTATGTACTGAACAACGCCGTATTGAACGTGTACCACGCCGGCATCGATGGAACGCCGAAGAATGTCCCCTTCCCGGGCGTGTGGGACGGGGTGCTGTGGACGCTCATCTTCGAATTGTTCTGCTACATCGCCGTCGCCATTGCCGGCATAGCCGGCCTCTTCAATCGCCGGTGGCCCGCTCCTGTGGTGTTCACACTCTTTCTTGTCGCCGCGGTGCTGGTCTCCTACCCGGTCGACGCGGTGCCGACGTTCCCGCAGATGGTGACGCGGTTCGCGCTGGTGTTCGCTGCGGGTGCAGTGCTGCACGAGTTTCGGGACAAAATTCCCGCTCGATGGTCACTCGTGGCCTTGAGCGCCGTCATCGTCGTGGCGGCCGGCCTGCTGGTGCCCAACTACCGGATACTGGCCGCGCTTCCGCTGGCTTACGCCGTCGTCGTTTCGGGCGCGCTGATCCACAACGAGCGCTTGCGGTTGCGCACCGACCTTTCCTATGGCGTCTACATCTACGCGTGGCCGATGCAGCAGTTGCTGGTGATCTGCGGGCTCGCCTTCTTGCATCCGCTGGCGTTCGCGTTCGTCGCCGCCGCCGCGACCCTCCCGCTGGCCGCACTCAGCTGGTTCCTGGTGGAAAAGCGTGCGCTGTCGCTCAAATCGCGCTTCAAGCGCAAAGCGCGCGGATGGGGTGCCGCGGATATCGGGGAACAACCCGCCGCGGACGCCGTCTCGGCCGAATGA
- a CDS encoding sulfotransferase family protein: MARSGTSALTRVLSLCGSTLPAGMCGADGNNPRGYWEPRAAIMLNETILRRHDSNWYDPTMRLQEECAFGAGEKAACIAEIGAYLGTLPAAPLVVIKEPRITALSELWFEAARQVGFDVAAVIAVRHPQEVIASAAKYVQTSPELSSALWLKYNLLAERHTRGIPRVFVDYANLLDDWHREMKRIATTLEIDLDTAEEGAIEEFLTPDLRRQRSCGPVADHFGTDWISAVYEALRGAAQDDPLNASTLDRVFESYQASERDFRLAFTEFHSRTNSVVRRVFRPFLVKPILEIAAMVHRRRGAWA, encoded by the coding sequence ATGGCACGGTCGGGGACATCGGCGCTCACCCGGGTCCTGTCGCTCTGCGGGAGCACCCTGCCGGCCGGGATGTGCGGCGCCGACGGGAACAACCCGCGCGGCTATTGGGAGCCGCGCGCGGCGATCATGCTCAACGAGACGATTTTGCGACGCCACGACAGCAATTGGTACGACCCGACTATGCGCCTGCAGGAAGAGTGTGCGTTCGGCGCCGGGGAGAAGGCCGCCTGCATCGCGGAGATCGGCGCTTACCTGGGCACGCTGCCGGCCGCGCCGCTGGTGGTCATCAAGGAACCGCGGATCACCGCGCTGTCCGAACTGTGGTTCGAGGCGGCGCGCCAGGTCGGCTTCGACGTCGCCGCAGTGATTGCGGTGCGCCACCCGCAAGAGGTGATCGCCTCGGCGGCCAAGTACGTGCAGACCTCACCGGAGCTCTCGAGCGCCCTATGGCTCAAATACAACCTGCTCGCCGAGCGGCACACCCGCGGCATACCGCGGGTATTCGTCGACTACGCGAACCTGCTCGACGACTGGCACCGCGAGATGAAGCGCATTGCGACGACGCTCGAAATCGATCTGGACACCGCCGAAGAGGGTGCAATCGAGGAGTTTCTCACTCCGGATCTTCGTCGCCAGAGATCCTGCGGCCCGGTGGCAGATCATTTCGGCACGGACTGGATCTCCGCGGTCTACGAAGCGCTGCGCGGGGCCGCCCAGGACGACCCTTTGAACGCATCGACACTGGATCGGGTGTTCGAGTCGTATCAGGCCAGCGAGCGGGATTTCCGGTTGGCCTTCACGGAATTCCACAGTCGAACCAACAGCGTGGTTCGCCGGGTGTTCAGGCCGTTCCTCGTGAAGCCGATCCTGGAGATCGCCGCGATGGTGCACAGGCGCAGGGGAGCCTGGGCCTAG